Part of the Chelmon rostratus isolate fCheRos1 chromosome 10, fCheRos1.pri, whole genome shotgun sequence genome is shown below.
atgtgaaatgtaAGATCCGaccttctctttttttctgttaagtGTTAggtatagaaaaaaaataaaatagataacAGCGGGGGGTTTTTTACAAAACATATCAAATAatttttctccctcccttcttttgCAGCTCCCATGTGTTCGTTCAGCCATGCTCCCTGGGTATGGATTCTCACCTTTCCCTGATTTCCAACCCCACCTTCACGCTTTTCGGTGCCGAGGAGAGAGTCCCAGCATGTGGATCCCTGGCTCAGGAGAGTCCCAGGCTCTGAGCGAGGCCCGGGAGGACAGGCCTCTCCTCCACCCGTGCCACCACAAGCATATCGCTGTATGCCAGCAGGAAACATTGGCTTTTATTGAGTTACAACCACCAGTAACTCCTAAAATAAATGGTCTTGGCTCTCCGAGGCCAACTGTTATTCCAGACACACAATGCACAACACACTCCCTGAGCCTGAATGGTTTTAGAAACACACTAAATGAACTGAATGACATGCAGAACGGATGCCACAGGACAGACAATGAGTATGAAACGACGTTCGGTTTGAACTCGCATACACCTGCGGGTGACGATGAGGTGGAATGCCATTATGGCATCAGGACTTCTTCACAGGAGCAGACTGAAAAACCTCGTACTGTCACAACAGTGTGTCGTCCTCTCCACGCAGCTCTTAGCCTCCCCCTGTCGCTCCCGCTGTCCTCTCTATACGCAAACAGAGACTCCTGGGAATCTCAGTTACCTTGCTCCCCATCCTCACCTGAAGGTCCTGGGTTTCAGAGCCCAGACTCCTGccagccacagaggaggacatcACAGGGTTCACTAAAAGAGAAGTCTATCCGTGAGTGTGCAGCTTTTTTCACTATGGACAGAGTTGACATAACAAATTAGGTTTTAGAAACTCTTAACATGCTTCCTTTTGATCTAATAAAGCTATTTTCTTGTTTCCAGGGCGAAAGATGCAGGTTTACTCTCCAGAAAGCCTGAGCGATGAATCTCTCAGCCCAATCCTGGATGCAGACTACATCTTCCCAGGACCTTTTGCATCTTTCCTGGAGGAGGACCTTAGTGGATTATCTTCCCTGGAGGCCATTTCAAGTCCTTCATCCACAGAGGGTGTTGCAAATCTCCCAAACCTCAGTCCCGATGATATCTTTAGTCTACCTGCAGAACCACTGCAGATAATAGAGGACTCAGTAACAGGGGTAGGGGAAGACGACGGGAGTGTAGAGACGTCAAGTGCCACAGGGGGGAGCTTTTTGCCACGCAGCCGCCAAGGGGACCAAGAGCGGCGGCGCTTCTCAGCTTCAGAACTGATCTCTAGGCTGCAGTTGTCCCAAAGGAAGAACTCCTTCACCTTGAAGCTGGGGAAGTCACTGTCCGCCCGGGTCGCCTCCCGGGACAGGCAGAGCTCCAACAGCCTCAGTCCCAACCCGGACTGTGAGTAGACAACAGAACCAACATCATGCTAATGTGACTGAAAGGTAGTCCAGACACCTGACCCAGTGTACCTCAacacacaatgaaaagcagTATAAAAGCCTGTTACAAAGCAAAACCACAGCTGATAGCTACATACAACATGAACAAAGTAGGTGTACAGGCTGGTGACAAAGTAAAAGAAACACCccaaatcaaggatttcagtgtTAATAGGGACATTACACACAATTTATAGCAAATCTCAATATAGTCCCAATACAAAGATATATAGTCAAAATATAGGTACAgataccttaaatatgaatatagatggccaaaatgtatgtatgtatggacCTCACACCTGCACCGTCTGCTTTTCGTCCTCTTTAGACAAGTCCAACTCTAAGCACCGTAGCTCAGGAGGTTCAACTGATAGTGCCCCCCACAGTCCTGTAGGACCCACACCTACCCTGCTGCCCAGCAGTGACAATGGCATGCCTTTGCATCGGTGGAGCACAAAACTCGGGTAAATAGGGTCTGAAAATGTTCCAACACAAAAACTGCAACGTTTAAAGAACATATTTTGATGTCGGgtcacattttcttcacagAATGCGAAAGAAGTCCATCGAGGAGGACATGGGCATCCTTCCAACCGTTGCTAGCTCAAATCGCTTATCACGGTTTTTGCCAAGCTGTAAGTCCCCTGATCTGTTGTGTTTACCCAAATAAACCGAGACTTGGTCATATTTTACTGTAACGTCTCTTTCCACTTTCAATATTTCCTGCAGCGATTCTGTACCAGGAATACAGTGACGTCGCCATCAACAGAGAGATCCAGAGGCAGCAAGGGAAGGAGCctggcacagaggaggaaggactCAGGGATGAGGGGTCAGACGGGACCCCCTCTCCTTCTAAtctgtctccctccagctcCTTTCGCTCATCACGAGGCTCTGCTTTTGCTCTGTGGCAGGACATCCCTGACGTTCGAACCAGCGGGCAGCTCGACAACTTCAGCAACGAGGAAAGGAAACTACAGGAGGTGAATGAGAAGTGTCAGATTTTGCCACAGCTTGTTTTCTGGCTCATGCACCGTAGAAGGCTGGCTCACATACCGTGTCCTCCTCAACTCAGGCAAAGTTTGAGCTGGTGACCTCCGAGGCGTCGTACATTCG
Proteins encoded:
- the arhgef19 gene encoding rho guanine nucleotide exchange factor 19 — protein: MLPGYGFSPFPDFQPHLHAFRCRGESPSMWIPGSGESQALSEAREDRPLLHPCHHKHIAVCQQETLAFIELQPPVTPKINGLGSPRPTVIPDTQCTTHSLSLNGFRNTLNELNDMQNGCHRTDNEYETTFGLNSHTPAGDDEVECHYGIRTSSQEQTEKPRTVTTVCRPLHAALSLPLSLPLSSLYANRDSWESQLPCSPSSPEGPGFQSPDSCQPQRRTSQGSLKEKSIRRKMQVYSPESLSDESLSPILDADYIFPGPFASFLEEDLSGLSSLEAISSPSSTEGVANLPNLSPDDIFSLPAEPLQIIEDSVTGVGEDDGSVETSSATGGSFLPRSRQGDQERRRFSASELISRLQLSQRKNSFTLKLGKSLSARVASRDRQSSNSLSPNPDYKSNSKHRSSGGSTDSAPHSPVGPTPTLLPSSDNGMPLHRWSTKLGMRKKSIEEDMGILPTVASSNRLSRFLPSSILYQEYSDVAINREIQRQQGKEPGTEEEGLRDEGSDGTPSPSNLSPSSSFRSSRGSAFALWQDIPDVRTSGQLDNFSNEERKLQEAKFELVTSEASYIRSLTIAVDHFMFSQELAECLGAQDKQWLFSKLPEVKDVSERFLQDLEHRLEEDILRFDVCDIVLEHCPALRRVYLPYVTNQAYQEQTYQRLLHENPRFPGILARLEEDPVCQRLPLTSFLILPFQRITRLKMLVENILKRTTPGSRDEDTATKAFNELKKIIKECNSSVQSMKRMEELIHLNKKIHFEGKIFPLISQSRWLVKHGELLEVDTQMMSISGSKLKLPTKPVYLHLFNDCLLLSRRKDTWKFMVFVHAKIGELKVKDLSQKLQGISGFIFHLQLCEGQQLKHQILLKSHTESGKQRWITAMFPSDPLEDIEQASENVDISQVQCIKSYQAQEHDELTLEKADILHAKTITSDGWVEGIRLSDGERGWFPKTYVEEITSRSARLRNLRENIRIKCVTQKLVGED